A stretch of the Planktothricoides raciborskii GIHE-MW2 genome encodes the following:
- a CDS encoding DUF29 domain-containing protein, translating into MDWENLLAEIEDMGKRDLRIFEFISPRMSLCR; encoded by the coding sequence GTGGATTGGGAAAATTTGTTAGCAGAAATTGAAGATATGGGCAAGCGCGATCTCCGGATATTTGAATTTATTTCCCCCAGAATGTCCTTATGCCGTTGA
- a CDS encoding DUF29 domain-containing protein, producing the protein MTLSQVKQKTLYDQDYLQWIEATLKLLRVGGAYRR; encoded by the coding sequence ATGACATTATCTCAAGTTAAGCAAAAAACTCTTTACGACCAAGATTATTTGCAATGGATAGAAGCCACTTTAAAACTATTGCGCGTTGGCGGAGCCTACCGTAGGTAA
- a CDS encoding DUF29 domain-containing protein encodes MRQSLADYAKIKDTNNLYEQDYLQWIEATLQQLRDRNYEKVDWENLLAEIEDMGKRDRRSLESNLVIVLLHLLKWQFQPEHRTGSWSGSIAEHRRRIAKLLKDSPSLIAYIDSIFSGCYEDAREQAYLETGLPQETFPIDCPYQIADVLDRQFWPE; translated from the coding sequence ATGAGACAGAGTTTAGCTGATTATGCAAAAATTAAGGACACAAATAATCTTTACGAACAAGATTATTTGCAATGGATAGAAGCCACTTTACAACAATTGCGCGATCGCAATTATGAAAAGGTGGATTGGGAAAATTTGTTAGCAGAAATTGAAGATATGGGCAAGCGCGATCGCCGTAGCTTAGAAAGTAATCTAGTGATTGTTTTATTGCACCTGTTAAAATGGCAATTTCAACCGGAACATAGAACTGGTAGCTGGTCGGGAAGTATTGCTGAACATCGCAGAAGAATCGCCAAGTTATTAAAAGATTCTCCCAGTTTAATCGCCTATATTGACAGCATTTTTTCTGGATGTTATGAGGATGCTAGAGAACAAGCTTATTTAGAAACTGGATTACCCCAGGAAACCTTTCCCATAGACTGTCCCTATCAAATTGCTGATGTACTCGATCGCCAGTTTTGGCCAGAGTAG
- the acnB gene encoding bifunctional aconitate hydratase 2/2-methylisocitrate dehydratase: protein MLESYRQQVAQRAALGIPPLPLNAEQTADLCELLKNPPPGEEDITLHLLRDRVPPGVDQAAYVKASFLTGIAKGEISSPLVSPLEAIELLGTMIGGYNIQSLIDLLQVSDETLANSAAKALSKIVLVYDAFNDVLELSQTNPYAKQVVDAWAAAEWFTSRSPLAESITVTVFKVPGETNTDDLSPAPHATTRPDIPLHALAMLESRMPDGLATIAELKKKGHPVAYVGDVVGTGSSRKSAINSVLWHIGDDIPFVPNKRGGGYILGGAIAPIFFNTAEDSGALPIECDVTKMETGMVITIHPYKGEITNENGEVISTFKLKPDTITDEVRAGGRIPLLIGRSLTDKTRAALGLEPSNLFIRPVLPADTGKGFTLAQKMVGKACGLPGVRPGTSCEPIMTTVGSQDTTGPMTRDELKELACLGFSADLTMQSFCHTAAYPKPVDIKTHKELPDFFSTRGGVALRPGDGIIHSWLNRMLLPDTVGTGGDSHTRFPLGISFPAGSGLVAFASALGLMPLDMPESVLVRFTGELQPGVTLRDIVNAIPYVAIQKGLLTVEKQNKKNVFSGRIMEMEGLPDLKVEQAFELTDATAERSCAGSTIKLGTETVSEYMRSNIALLKNMVARGYQDGRTIMRRVAKMEQWLANPELMSADADAEYAEILEVNLNEIKEPIVAAPNDPDNVKLMSECAGDTIHEVFIGSCMTNIGHYRAAAKVLEGAGPVKVRLWICPPTRMDEKQLREEGMYGIFAAAGARTEMPGCSLCMGNQARVEDGVTVFSTSTRNFNNRMGKGAQVYLGSAELAAVCALLGRIPTVEEYMEIVGKKIDPFAVDLYRYLNFDQIAGFEDEGRVIPLEQMPKIEDILGIPVGAK from the coding sequence ATGTTGGAATCATATCGTCAACAGGTTGCACAACGGGCAGCTTTAGGCATTCCGCCGTTACCTTTGAATGCGGAACAAACTGCCGATTTATGTGAACTCCTGAAAAATCCGCCCCCAGGGGAAGAAGATATTACGCTGCACCTGTTGCGCGATCGCGTTCCCCCTGGAGTAGACCAAGCAGCTTATGTCAAAGCTTCCTTCCTGACTGGCATTGCCAAAGGGGAAATTTCCAGCCCCCTGGTTTCGCCCCTAGAAGCGATCGAACTCCTGGGGACTATGATTGGTGGCTACAATATCCAATCCCTGATTGACTTATTACAGGTATCCGATGAAACCTTGGCGAATAGCGCCGCCAAAGCCCTCAGCAAAATAGTCCTAGTTTACGACGCTTTCAACGACGTATTAGAACTGTCACAAACCAACCCCTACGCCAAACAAGTGGTAGATGCGTGGGCTGCGGCGGAATGGTTCACCAGCCGATCGCCCTTAGCGGAAAGCATTACCGTCACCGTGTTTAAAGTGCCTGGGGAAACCAACACCGACGACCTATCCCCAGCCCCTCACGCCACCACCCGACCGGATATTCCCTTGCACGCTTTGGCCATGTTGGAATCCCGGATGCCCGACGGTCTAGCCACGATCGCCGAATTAAAGAAAAAAGGCCATCCCGTCGCTTATGTGGGAGACGTGGTGGGGACGGGTTCTTCCCGCAAATCCGCCATTAACTCCGTGTTGTGGCATATTGGCGATGATATTCCCTTTGTCCCCAATAAACGGGGCGGGGGCTATATCCTGGGAGGTGCGATCGCGCCGATTTTCTTCAACACCGCTGAAGACTCCGGCGCCCTACCCATTGAATGTGATGTCACCAAAATGGAAACCGGCATGGTCATCACCATTCATCCCTACAAAGGGGAAATCACCAACGAAAATGGCGAAGTCATTTCCACCTTCAAACTCAAACCAGACACCATCACCGACGAAGTTCGCGCAGGCGGTCGGATTCCTTTATTAATTGGTCGTAGTCTCACCGACAAAACCCGCGCCGCTTTGGGCTTAGAACCCAGCAACCTATTCATCCGTCCCGTCCTGCCTGCGGACACCGGCAAAGGCTTCACCCTCGCGCAAAAAATGGTGGGCAAAGCTTGCGGACTGCCCGGAGTTCGTCCCGGCACTTCCTGCGAACCCATAATGACCACCGTCGGATCTCAAGACACCACCGGCCCGATGACTCGCGACGAACTCAAAGAACTCGCTTGTCTCGGTTTCTCCGCAGACCTGACCATGCAGAGTTTCTGCCACACCGCTGCCTATCCCAAGCCGGTGGATATCAAAACCCATAAAGAATTGCCTGATTTCTTCTCCACTCGCGGTGGGGTAGCCCTCCGTCCGGGAGATGGCATCATTCACTCCTGGTTAAACCGGATGTTATTGCCCGATACCGTGGGCACCGGAGGCGACTCTCACACCCGTTTCCCCTTGGGAATTTCTTTCCCGGCAGGTTCCGGGTTGGTGGCATTTGCCTCTGCCTTGGGGTTGATGCCCTTGGATATGCCCGAATCGGTCTTAGTCCGGTTTACGGGTGAACTGCAACCGGGCGTCACCCTGCGGGATATTGTCAATGCCATTCCTTATGTAGCCATCCAAAAAGGTTTATTAACCGTGGAGAAACAGAATAAGAAAAATGTTTTCTCCGGGCGCATTATGGAAATGGAAGGATTGCCAGATTTAAAAGTTGAACAAGCTTTTGAATTAACCGATGCTACGGCGGAACGGTCTTGCGCTGGGTCTACCATTAAGTTAGGTACTGAGACGGTTTCTGAGTATATGCGATCAAACATTGCCCTATTAAAAAATATGGTCGCACGTGGTTATCAAGATGGGCGAACCATTATGCGCCGGGTCGCTAAAATGGAACAATGGTTAGCCAATCCAGAATTAATGTCGGCGGACGCTGATGCGGAATATGCAGAAATTTTAGAAGTCAATCTCAACGAGATTAAAGAACCAATTGTTGCCGCACCCAATGACCCGGATAACGTTAAATTAATGTCCGAATGTGCCGGTGATACAATCCATGAAGTTTTCATCGGTTCTTGTATGACCAATATCGGCCATTATCGCGCTGCCGCCAAAGTATTAGAAGGGGCAGGGCCGGTGAAAGTTCGCCTGTGGATTTGTCCCCCCACTCGCATGGATGAAAAACAACTGCGGGAAGAAGGAATGTATGGCATTTTTGCCGCTGCCGGAGCCCGCACCGAAATGCCCGGATGTTCCCTTTGTATGGGCAACCAAGCGCGAGTTGAAGATGGGGTAACGGTGTTTTCTACCTCTACTCGTAATTTCAATAATCGCATGGGTAAAGGCGCACAAGTTTATCTTGGTTCCGCCGAATTAGCGGCAGTTTGTGCCCTGTTGGGACGCATTCCCACCGTTGAGGAATATATGGAAATTGTCGGCAAGAAAATTGACCCCTTTGCGGTCGATTTATATCGCTATCTCAACTTTGACCAAATTGCAGGTTTTGAAGATGAAGGTCGCGTGATTCCTCTGGAACAAATGCCCAAAATTGAAGATATTTTAGGCATCCCCGTGGGCGCTAAGTAA